Proteins encoded within one genomic window of Gloeobacter kilaueensis JS1:
- a CDS encoding PspA/IM30 family protein, protein MGLFDRITAVLKSNLNSVVTKAEDPEKMLNQTVNDMQEDLVQLRQAVAQAIASEKRIEQQYLQAQAQADEWQRRAALAVSKDNDDLAREALQRRKSFAESAVGLKNQLDQQRQTVAKLKTNLTALEGKISEAKAKKDLLVARARSAKATEQINQTLGKVNTSGSFATFERMEEKVNELEARSQAVAELSTDSLEDQFKALESGGGVEDELLALKSQLGTQKSLPAAETDKP, encoded by the coding sequence ATGGGACTATTCGATCGGATCACGGCAGTTCTCAAGTCGAATCTGAACAGCGTGGTCACCAAGGCCGAAGACCCTGAGAAAATGCTGAATCAGACGGTCAACGACATGCAAGAAGACCTCGTTCAGCTGCGGCAGGCCGTTGCCCAGGCGATCGCCAGTGAAAAACGTATAGAGCAGCAATACCTCCAGGCCCAGGCCCAGGCCGACGAGTGGCAGCGCCGCGCCGCCCTGGCCGTCTCCAAAGACAACGACGATCTGGCCCGCGAGGCGCTGCAGCGGCGCAAATCCTTTGCCGAGAGCGCCGTCGGTCTCAAAAACCAGCTCGACCAGCAGCGCCAGACCGTCGCCAAGCTCAAGACCAACCTGACCGCCCTCGAAGGCAAAATTTCCGAAGCCAAGGCCAAAAAAGATCTGCTCGTGGCCCGCGCCCGCTCCGCCAAGGCAACCGAGCAGATCAACCAGACCCTCGGCAAGGTCAATACCAGTGGCTCCTTCGCCACGTTTGAGCGGATGGAAGAAAAGGTCAACGAGCTGGAGGCCCGCTCCCAGGCAGTGGCCGAGTTGAGCACCGACTCCCTCGAAGACCAGTTCAAGGCTCTCGAATCCGGCGGTGGAGTCGAAGACGAACTGCTCGCCCTCAAATCCCAACTTGGCACCCAAAAGTCGCTGCCTGCTGCCGAGACCGACAAGCCCTGA
- a CDS encoding class I SAM-dependent DNA methyltransferase, which translates to MQPERPSLMPAYFEALYRESADPWNFETSAYEDEKYSSTLAVLPRSLYRRGFEIGCSIGVLTARLARRCEALLSIDVSQKALDRARQRCRTLPQVHFEWMRVPERFPDGSFDLIILSEVGYYWSWSELRTAQQLMLAHLEPGGHLLLVHWTLFARDYPLTGDEVHDAFVGLAQLKHLQGQRAEQYRLDLFERLPSAPPGP; encoded by the coding sequence ATGCAGCCTGAACGCCCCTCACTGATGCCCGCCTACTTCGAGGCGCTCTACCGCGAGAGCGCCGATCCGTGGAACTTCGAGACGAGCGCCTACGAGGACGAAAAGTACAGTTCTACCCTTGCGGTACTGCCCAGGTCGCTCTATCGGCGCGGATTTGAAATCGGCTGCTCGATCGGCGTGCTCACCGCTCGCCTTGCCCGGCGCTGCGAGGCGCTTCTGTCGATCGACGTGAGCCAAAAGGCACTCGATCGGGCGCGGCAGCGCTGCCGCACACTTCCCCAGGTTCACTTCGAGTGGATGCGGGTGCCGGAGCGCTTCCCGGACGGCTCCTTCGATTTGATCATCCTTTCGGAGGTAGGGTACTACTGGTCCTGGAGTGAACTGCGCACCGCCCAGCAGCTGATGCTTGCTCACCTCGAACCGGGAGGACACCTGCTGCTGGTACACTGGACGCTCTTTGCCAGAGACTACCCCCTCACTGGGGATGAGGTACACGACGCCTTTGTGGGGCTGGCTCAGCTCAAGCACCTGCAGGGGCAACGCGCAGAGCAGTACCGTCTGGATCTCTTCGAGCGGCTGCCCTCAGCTCCACCCGGCCCGTAG
- a CDS encoding PrsW family intramembrane metalloprotease produces MEQLALAIFASLLSAGAWLWVLRRFDRIEPEPLGLLLRTGLVGGLVSALVAGFLNDRLFSWLGITFDAPVLPWVSALVPALFAGLNEESCKLMATLWLTHRQPEVDEPIDPMIYAMSVALGFAAFENILYMIHYGPGVIVLRSLLTVPGHLTFAALWGYGLARARFGSGPGRYRLLIVTVFLGGIAHAAYDFFLFPRTWIALFVIPLLAGLVWLANRRLTFLVGQTPHLEAGECPDCFAPNLPDTSHCRQCGSSLAQHIYTLCPHCNAKVLPGSLNCHRCKGELARVFDHPFS; encoded by the coding sequence GTGGAACAACTTGCCCTCGCTATTTTTGCTTCGCTGTTGAGCGCTGGAGCCTGGCTCTGGGTGCTGCGCCGCTTCGATCGTATCGAACCTGAGCCCCTTGGTCTGCTGCTGCGCACTGGCCTCGTCGGTGGCCTCGTCAGTGCCCTTGTCGCCGGATTTCTCAACGACAGACTCTTTAGCTGGCTTGGCATTACCTTCGATGCGCCGGTGCTGCCCTGGGTGTCGGCCCTGGTCCCCGCGTTGTTCGCTGGTCTGAATGAAGAAAGCTGCAAGCTGATGGCGACGCTCTGGCTCACCCACCGGCAGCCGGAGGTGGACGAACCGATCGACCCGATGATCTACGCGATGAGCGTCGCTCTTGGCTTCGCTGCCTTTGAGAACATTCTTTATATGATTCATTACGGCCCCGGCGTGATCGTCCTGCGCTCGCTCCTGACTGTGCCGGGGCACCTCACCTTCGCAGCCCTCTGGGGCTATGGCCTCGCTAGAGCCCGCTTCGGTAGCGGGCCGGGGCGCTACCGGCTTTTGATCGTGACTGTATTTCTGGGTGGGATCGCCCACGCTGCCTACGACTTTTTCCTCTTTCCGCGCACCTGGATCGCCTTGTTCGTGATTCCGCTACTGGCGGGTCTGGTCTGGCTCGCGAACCGCCGCCTCACCTTTCTGGTCGGTCAGACGCCCCACCTGGAGGCGGGCGAGTGTCCGGACTGCTTTGCGCCCAATCTGCCCGACACCTCCCACTGTCGGCAGTGCGGCAGCTCCCTCGCCCAGCACATCTACACCCTCTGTCCCCACTGCAACGCCAAGGTGCTCCCCGGCAGCCTGAACTGTCACCGCTGCAAAGGCGAACTGGCCCGCGTGTTCGATCATCCCTTTTCTTGA
- a CDS encoding DUF1772 domain-containing protein, which produces MTTDWLVSAAILAALGSGLIGGVFFAFSTFVMAALAQLPPPQGIAAMQFVNIKVINPLFLGVFLGTALLSLVLLIAALTHWQQATALYLLLGALLYLVGTLFVTIAFNIPRNNALAAVAPESEEGARLWKRYLREWTLWNHVRGAAALLAAAAFILAVRGSF; this is translated from the coding sequence ATGACGACCGACTGGCTGGTGAGCGCTGCAATTCTGGCCGCCCTGGGTTCCGGGCTGATTGGGGGAGTGTTCTTTGCTTTTTCGACGTTCGTGATGGCGGCCCTTGCCCAGCTTCCGCCCCCCCAGGGAATCGCAGCGATGCAGTTCGTCAACATCAAAGTGATCAACCCGCTGTTTCTGGGCGTGTTTCTGGGAACAGCTCTGCTTTCGCTCGTCCTGCTCATCGCTGCTTTGACACACTGGCAGCAGGCCACCGCTTTGTATCTTTTGCTCGGCGCTCTACTTTATCTGGTTGGCACCCTGTTTGTGACCATTGCCTTCAACATTCCGCGAAACAACGCCCTCGCCGCCGTCGCTCCCGAAAGTGAGGAAGGTGCGCGCCTGTGGAAGCGCTATCTTCGGGAGTGGACCCTCTGGAATCATGTGCGCGGGGCAGCAGCTCTACTTGCGGCAGCAGCTTTTATACTTGCGGTACGCGGCTCTTTCTAA
- a CDS encoding choice-of-anchor tandem repeat GloVer-containing protein, translating to MLLVLVCWSLSSPAQAQRLSTLFDFLRPPITPCGLLQGSDGNFYGGSSYGGSRNYGTVYRLTPDGQLTTLVNFNGNNGAYSSSELIQAGDGNFYGTTSSGGSADKGTVFRLTPGGQLTTLVNFKGSNGADPNAGVVQGSDGNFYGTTLRGGSADEGTVFRLTPDGQLTTLVSFTGSNGRRPRTELVQGSDGNFYGPTNYGGTDDDGTVFRITPEGGLTTLVNFNRSNGRDANAALVQGSDGNFYGTTTNGGTTDDGTIFRLTPDGEFTTLVNFNRSNGGEPRAGLVQGSDGNFYGVTRFGGIDDKGTAFRVTPDGQLTSLLSFNGSNGVDPQCDLIQAKDGNLYGTTVGGGAADTGTMFRLTPDGQLTTLSQFNKRSGQTPFATLVQSRDGNFYGTTYYGGTADKGTVFRITPEGKLSTLFDFKGSNGAHPDSGVVQGSDGSFYGTTYYGGTASKGTVFRLTRNGKFTTLVNFDGSNGAYPYAGLVQGSDGNFYGTASEGGSADGGTMFRVTSDGQLTTLVNFNFDNGGQPKGTLIQASDGNFYGTTFYGGGASGTGTVFRVTPNGQLTTLLSFKSSKGAYPYAGLVQGSDGNFYGTTSQGGSSDGGTLYRVTPDGQLTVLVNFNGSNGYRAYAGLVQGSDGNFYGTTSYGGTADSGTVFQVTPEGKLTTLVNFNSANGAQPTGGLVQGSDGSFYGTTSAYGRKGSGTIFKLSVP from the coding sequence GTGCTGCTGGTACTGGTGTGTTGGTCGCTATCGAGCCCAGCACAGGCGCAGCGACTGAGCACCCTGTTCGATTTCCTCCGACCGCCCATTACTCCTTGCGGGCTACTGCAGGGCAGCGACGGCAACTTCTATGGCGGGTCCAGCTACGGTGGGTCTAGAAACTACGGCACGGTATACCGGCTGACGCCCGATGGCCAACTCACCACCTTGGTCAACTTCAACGGTAACAACGGTGCGTACTCCAGTTCCGAACTGATACAGGCTGGCGACGGCAATTTCTACGGCACGACCAGCTCCGGTGGGAGCGCAGATAAGGGCACTGTGTTCCGGCTGACGCCTGGTGGCCAACTCACCACCCTGGTCAACTTCAAAGGCTCTAACGGAGCGGACCCCAACGCTGGAGTAGTGCAGGGCAGCGACGGTAACTTCTACGGCACGACCTTGAGAGGTGGGAGCGCAGATGAGGGCACTGTGTTCCGGCTGACGCCCGATGGCCAACTTACCACCCTGGTCAGCTTTACAGGCAGCAATGGTCGGCGGCCCCGAACTGAGCTGGTGCAGGGCAGCGACGGTAACTTCTATGGCCCTACAAATTACGGTGGGACCGATGACGATGGTACAGTATTCCGGATCACACCCGAGGGCGGACTTACCACTCTAGTCAACTTCAACCGTAGCAATGGTAGGGATGCCAACGCTGCTCTAGTGCAAGGCAGCGATGGCAACTTCTATGGCACCACCACCAATGGCGGGACCACTGACGATGGCACGATCTTCCGGCTAACACCCGATGGCGAGTTCACCACCTTAGTTAACTTCAACCGCAGCAATGGTGGGGAACCCAGGGCCGGTCTCGTGCAGGGCAGCGACGGCAACTTCTATGGTGTAACTCGCTTTGGTGGAATAGATGATAAGGGCACGGCCTTCCGAGTGACGCCCGATGGCCAACTCACCTCCCTGCTTAGTTTCAACGGCAGCAATGGTGTTGACCCCCAGTGTGATTTGATCCAGGCCAAGGACGGTAACCTCTACGGTACGACCGTCGGCGGTGGAGCCGCAGACACGGGCACTATGTTCCGGCTGACACCTGATGGCCAACTCACCACTCTGAGCCAGTTCAACAAAAGAAGTGGGCAGACCCCCTTTGCAACTCTAGTTCAGTCGAGAGACGGCAACTTCTACGGCACGACCTACTATGGTGGGACTGCAGACAAGGGCACAGTATTTCGGATCACACCCGAGGGCAAGCTCTCCACTCTGTTCGACTTCAAAGGCTCTAACGGAGCGCACCCCGATTCTGGTGTGGTGCAGGGCAGTGACGGCAGCTTCTACGGTACGACCTACTACGGTGGGACAGCAAGCAAAGGCACAGTCTTCCGGCTGACGCGCAACGGCAAATTCACCACCCTGGTCAACTTCGACGGCTCTAACGGAGCGTATCCTTATGCTGGCTTGGTGCAGGGTAGCGATGGCAACTTCTATGGCACAGCCTCGGAAGGTGGGAGTGCAGATGGGGGCACGATGTTCCGAGTTACGTCCGATGGCCAACTCACCACCCTGGTCAATTTCAACTTCGACAATGGTGGTCAGCCGAAGGGAACTTTGATCCAGGCCAGTGACGGCAACTTCTACGGCACGACCTTCTACGGTGGTGGTGCTTCAGGCACAGGCACGGTCTTTCGTGTCACACCCAACGGCCAACTGACGACCTTGCTGAGCTTCAAAAGCTCCAAGGGAGCGTATCCTTATGCTGGCTTGGTGCAGGGCAGCGACGGCAACTTCTATGGCACGACCAGTCAGGGTGGGAGTTCAGATGGGGGCACGCTGTACCGAGTGACACCCGATGGCCAACTCACCGTCCTGGTCAATTTCAACGGCTCTAACGGCTACCGTGCTTATGCTGGCTTGGTGCAGGGCAGCGATGGCAACTTTTATGGCACGACCAGCTACGGTGGGACCGCAGACAGTGGCACGGTGTTCCAAGTGACGCCGGAGGGTAAACTCACCACCCTGGTCAACTTCAACTCGGCCAACGGTGCGCAACCCACAGGCGGTCTAGTGCAGGGCAGCGACGGCAGCTTCTACGGCACCACTTCCGCATACGGAAGGAAGGGAAGCGGGACAATCTTCAAGCTGAGTGTTCCGTAG
- a CDS encoding CHAD domain-containing protein, translated as MPKLQASAPWSEAARQVLSEEVRRILKHEAGTREGSDLEQLHQMRVGLRRLRSALRIFEPALKLPKSARRRALAPLAAVLGVVRDLDVQIEWLRERCYRNLPENEQAALDRLLAYLENQRKSARTAMLRYLDGPDYERFKAGYAEFLAQPKYRRGTEESLYHLLPAFLKSALAGLWLHPGWSEPDSETLHDLRIAVKRVRYSFEFFLSCYGRAVRSIHSELKRVQEELGIIHDCDVLLAQLHSEPLGEPTPWQQPFPRLAALVRADRRNALRRFRRLKARLLAESTQSALAAWVSWPGSIDDRELFEANKRPTGALELERRYRLQPGQRAELEAQIVAQGFRSEAVAQLSDHYLEVLGPHQYLRLRRREAAGQVSYELARRDYGPGISHRLVEEAVSPLVHGAFLARFHQLAVPVVATVQTRWHGFGQQVPLNFVYEHIEGIGPASGDYAAITALVPDEALLAVADEQIEQFCRDLGLEESARQHQSAVGLLLEWVANQQLASFAGSY; from the coding sequence ATGCCAAAACTTCAAGCGAGCGCTCCCTGGAGCGAGGCGGCACGACAGGTTCTCAGCGAAGAGGTGCGGCGCATCCTCAAGCACGAGGCCGGTACCCGCGAGGGCAGCGACCTCGAACAGCTCCACCAGATGCGCGTTGGCCTCAGACGCCTGCGATCTGCACTGCGTATTTTCGAGCCTGCCCTCAAGCTGCCAAAGTCGGCCCGCCGCCGGGCCCTGGCACCTTTGGCGGCGGTGCTGGGAGTCGTGCGCGACCTCGACGTGCAGATCGAATGGCTGCGCGAGCGCTGCTATCGCAACCTGCCTGAAAACGAGCAGGCCGCCCTCGACCGCCTGCTCGCTTACCTCGAAAACCAGCGCAAATCGGCGCGCACGGCGATGCTGCGCTACCTCGATGGACCGGACTACGAGCGCTTCAAGGCGGGGTACGCCGAATTTTTGGCGCAGCCAAAGTACCGGCGGGGGACGGAGGAGAGCCTCTATCACCTGCTGCCGGCCTTTTTGAAGAGCGCCCTCGCCGGGTTGTGGCTCCATCCTGGCTGGTCGGAACCCGACAGCGAAACCCTGCACGACCTGCGCATCGCCGTCAAACGGGTGCGCTACAGCTTCGAGTTTTTCTTGAGTTGCTACGGTCGGGCGGTGCGCTCGATCCACTCTGAATTGAAGCGCGTGCAGGAAGAACTGGGGATCATCCACGACTGCGACGTGCTGCTGGCGCAACTGCACAGTGAACCCCTGGGGGAACCTACCCCCTGGCAGCAGCCCTTTCCCCGGCTCGCTGCCCTCGTGCGCGCCGATCGGCGCAACGCCCTGCGCCGCTTCCGGCGGCTCAAAGCCCGACTGCTGGCTGAATCTACCCAGAGCGCCCTCGCTGCCTGGGTAAGTTGGCCGGGGAGCATAGACGACCGGGAGCTATTTGAGGCCAACAAGCGGCCCACCGGAGCGCTGGAGTTGGAGCGGCGCTATCGTCTGCAGCCGGGGCAGCGCGCTGAACTGGAGGCACAGATTGTGGCGCAGGGCTTTCGCAGCGAAGCGGTAGCCCAACTGAGCGATCACTACCTCGAAGTCCTCGGTCCCCACCAGTACCTGCGCCTGCGCCGCCGGGAGGCAGCGGGCCAGGTCAGCTACGAACTGGCCCGCCGCGATTATGGCCCCGGCATCAGCCACCGCCTCGTCGAGGAGGCCGTAAGCCCCCTCGTACACGGTGCGTTTCTGGCCCGCTTTCACCAGCTGGCGGTGCCGGTGGTCGCCACCGTTCAGACCCGCTGGCACGGTTTTGGACAGCAGGTGCCGTTGAACTTCGTCTATGAGCACATCGAAGGGATCGGCCCCGCTTCCGGCGATTACGCGGCAATCACGGCCCTGGTGCCCGACGAGGCGCTGCTTGCCGTCGCCGACGAGCAGATCGAGCAATTCTGCCGGGATCTGGGCCTGGAGGAATCTGCCCGCCAGCACCAGAGCGCCGTCGGCCTGCTCCTGGAGTGGGTCGCCAACCAGCAACTTGCCAGCTTTGCCGGCAGCTACTAA
- a CDS encoding glycosyltransferase, whose product MSQVGCPPVSTPLAQVLKRIAAPPLVCAAPTERCESCVIVPVRDEAELLEQTLAALAGQCTPTGVPLDPRSYEIIVLANNCRDDSAAVARRFASTHPYLRLHTVELTLSPAEAHVGRARQLLMDEAYRRLYRVGQPRGVIASTDGDSQVCPHWLFTIRSEICKGADAVGGRIFTHPTERAALDPATRLCLLRDAGYQYLASYLQACIDPDPFDPWPRHYQHFGASFAVTAEAYGRSGGIPAGRTPEDVALYRALLRTDARFRHAPGVQVTTSARRQGRASNGLSAQLNAWSASGDTVQLVEPVAQLEARFGVRRRLRLLWQQAQPVNDCDDGVLLAQELQVSYPWLAGEVQRHQPFGLLWERVEAAGPKRLPCQPIERAIELLRSRIAFWQSRRACPLRAGWS is encoded by the coding sequence ATGTCACAAGTCGGCTGCCCGCCGGTATCCACGCCCCTCGCCCAGGTGCTCAAAAGAATTGCCGCTCCTCCCCTGGTTTGTGCTGCCCCGACAGAACGGTGCGAAAGCTGTGTCATCGTCCCCGTGCGCGACGAGGCTGAACTTTTAGAGCAGACTTTAGCTGCCCTCGCTGGGCAGTGTACGCCGACGGGGGTGCCGCTTGATCCGCGCAGCTACGAGATCATCGTGCTTGCTAACAACTGCCGGGACGACTCGGCAGCAGTCGCTCGCCGCTTTGCTTCTACGCATCCTTATCTGCGCCTGCATACAGTCGAATTGACGCTTTCACCGGCAGAAGCCCATGTAGGACGCGCCCGCCAGCTGCTGATGGACGAGGCGTACCGCCGCCTTTATCGAGTCGGTCAGCCCAGGGGGGTGATCGCTTCGACGGACGGCGACAGCCAGGTATGCCCGCACTGGCTTTTCACGATTCGCTCTGAGATTTGCAAGGGGGCGGACGCGGTAGGCGGTCGCATTTTTACCCATCCAACCGAACGGGCCGCCCTCGATCCGGCGACGCGGCTGTGTTTATTGCGCGACGCCGGCTACCAGTACCTGGCAAGTTACCTGCAAGCCTGCATCGATCCGGACCCGTTCGATCCGTGGCCGCGCCATTACCAGCACTTCGGGGCGAGTTTTGCCGTTACTGCCGAGGCTTACGGACGCTCAGGAGGCATCCCGGCTGGGCGCACGCCCGAAGATGTCGCGCTGTATCGGGCGCTTTTGCGCACGGATGCTCGCTTTCGCCACGCACCGGGGGTACAGGTGACAACCAGTGCCCGCCGCCAGGGCCGGGCCAGCAATGGCCTCTCTGCCCAGCTCAACGCCTGGAGTGCCAGCGGCGACACCGTGCAACTGGTCGAGCCGGTGGCACAGTTGGAGGCCCGCTTTGGGGTCCGCCGCCGCCTGCGGCTGCTGTGGCAACAGGCCCAGCCTGTAAACGACTGCGACGATGGGGTGCTGCTGGCCCAGGAGCTGCAGGTGAGCTACCCCTGGCTTGCAGGTGAGGTGCAGCGCCATCAACCTTTTGGACTGTTGTGGGAACGGGTAGAAGCGGCGGGGCCGAAGCGCCTGCCCTGCCAGCCCATCGAGCGGGCGATCGAGCTGTTGCGCAGCCGGATCGCTTTCTGGCAGTCGCGCCGCGCCTGTCCGCTACGGGCCGGGTGGAGCTGA
- a CDS encoding acyl-CoA dehydrogenase family protein, translated as MICTKPQLSGWDKRIDIISQFLADIADRDRDRLAVAEVLRSAEGIAGFCAANAAAIDEEGCFPVEEFRRIKEAGLLSVALPCDRGGLGFGIEVGRSWPLLELLRQIGYGNLAVGRIYEGHLNAVQLVGLFGSPAQIRTCATDIREHQRLHGVWNTESVDGVKLLPLADGRYRLEGAKTFASGAGYIERPIVGAALPDGGWQMVIVPMEMVRTRTDTSWWQPLGMRASASFRVDFSGVELTDAALLGQPGDYYAQPWLTAGVSRFAAVQLGGAEALLDCARSHLRERGWGGDPYQRERMAKAAIACEGGRLWLQGSAAQLDRFLAGEGEAEGESLVAYANMVRTAIEGHCLEVMRLVEKSLGARCLIRPHPVERLVRDLTIYLRQPAPDAALAQLGAHVIAQEAPARNLWNDALH; from the coding sequence ATGATCTGTACGAAACCACAACTGTCTGGCTGGGATAAGCGCATAGATATTATTTCGCAATTTCTTGCTGACATCGCGGACCGGGACCGCGACAGACTGGCCGTAGCAGAAGTTCTGCGGAGTGCCGAGGGGATCGCCGGCTTTTGTGCAGCCAACGCTGCCGCCATCGACGAGGAAGGCTGCTTTCCTGTCGAGGAGTTCCGCCGGATCAAAGAGGCAGGTCTGCTATCGGTTGCGCTCCCCTGCGATCGAGGCGGCTTGGGATTCGGCATCGAGGTGGGCCGCAGTTGGCCTCTGCTGGAACTGCTCAGACAGATCGGCTACGGCAACCTGGCAGTCGGTCGGATCTACGAGGGGCACCTCAACGCCGTGCAGCTCGTCGGACTTTTTGGAAGCCCCGCTCAAATTCGCACCTGTGCGACAGATATCCGCGAGCACCAGCGCCTCCACGGCGTCTGGAACACCGAGTCGGTGGACGGGGTGAAGCTTTTGCCCTTAGCCGATGGCCGCTATCGGCTTGAAGGAGCCAAGACCTTCGCTTCCGGGGCCGGTTACATCGAGCGGCCCATCGTCGGGGCGGCCCTGCCGGACGGGGGCTGGCAGATGGTGATCGTGCCGATGGAGATGGTGCGGACGCGCACGGACACAAGCTGGTGGCAGCCCCTGGGGATGCGCGCTTCGGCCAGTTTTCGAGTCGATTTTAGCGGCGTCGAGTTGACGGATGCGGCACTGCTCGGTCAACCGGGCGACTACTACGCCCAGCCCTGGCTCACCGCCGGGGTCAGCCGCTTCGCAGCGGTGCAGTTGGGAGGGGCAGAAGCGCTCCTCGACTGTGCCCGCTCCCACCTGCGCGAACGCGGCTGGGGGGGTGATCCCTATCAGCGCGAGCGCATGGCAAAGGCGGCGATCGCCTGCGAGGGGGGCAGGCTCTGGTTACAAGGATCTGCAGCGCAGCTGGATCGCTTTTTAGCGGGCGAGGGCGAGGCGGAAGGCGAGAGCCTGGTCGCCTACGCCAACATGGTCCGCACCGCGATCGAGGGGCACTGCCTTGAGGTGATGCGCCTGGTCGAAAAATCACTGGGCGCACGCTGCCTTATCCGGCCCCACCCGGTCGAGCGCCTGGTGCGGGATCTGACAATCTACCTGCGTCAGCCCGCCCCGGACGCTGCGCTGGCCCAACTGGGTGCCCATGTCATCGCCCAGGAAGCACCCGCCCGCAACCTCTGGAACGATGCTCTCCACTAA
- a CDS encoding Uma2 family endonuclease, with the protein MVLSGDLIQRLQIDDPEERRTISNVRWAQYEVLLCDLGETAHYRVAYLDGVLEIVSPSRRHESAKTRIGTLLEVYFLETNTEYFPAGSTTLRNEEQQAGIEPDESYCIGSDKDCPDLAIEVVVTSGSINHLELYRRLGVQEVWSWQNSQFSIYHLREESPVRWIQTSGYEAIEGSELLPGLDMRLLSACVRNPNPLSAAKEFRLHLGDEETAPKSSL; encoded by the coding sequence ATGGTACTCTCCGGTGATTTAATCCAGCGCCTACAAATCGACGATCCTGAAGAACGGCGGACGATCAGCAACGTTCGTTGGGCACAATACGAAGTGTTGCTTTGCGATCTAGGAGAAACAGCTCACTATCGGGTCGCTTACTTAGATGGAGTGTTGGAGATTGTGTCCCCCAGTCGTCGGCACGAGAGCGCAAAGACCCGGATCGGTACGTTGCTGGAAGTCTACTTTCTCGAAACGAACACCGAATATTTTCCTGCAGGCTCCACTACGCTTCGCAACGAAGAACAACAAGCAGGCATAGAACCGGATGAAAGCTACTGCATCGGCTCGGATAAAGATTGTCCAGATCTAGCAATCGAAGTAGTCGTAACTAGCGGTAGCATCAATCATCTGGAACTCTATCGACGGTTAGGGGTCCAGGAAGTCTGGTCCTGGCAAAATAGCCAGTTTTCAATTTATCATCTGCGCGAGGAGTCGCCGGTTCGATGGATTCAAACTTCCGGCTACGAAGCGATCGAGGGCAGTGAACTTCTGCCTGGCCTGGATATGCGTCTGCTGTCAGCTTGCGTTCGCAACCCAAACCCACTTTCAGCCGCAAAGGAATTTCGACTTCATCTAGGGGACGAGGAAACGGCTCCTAAAAGCTCGTTGTAA
- a CDS encoding PIG-L deacetylase family protein, with the protein MLSTNAPRAVPEGPLLPSTAIQQLGPALVVAPHPDDETLGCGGAIALLRKANIPVEVLVVSDGTRSHPGSRRWPAPALRKLREAETREALGVLGVESDCITFLGLPDGAVPFEMDLEAFAWAVQRCRRYLDELTIEVRAIVLPWRRDPHADHRAAWNLLYRASGGFRSFERRLEYPIWLWEQGGAQHLPQPWEVGSWRLDIAAVIERKLAAIAAHRSQTSDLIDDDPDGFRLTPETLAFFERPWECYLEAPCSLNAPH; encoded by the coding sequence ATGCTCTCCACTAATGCCCCGAGGGCAGTGCCGGAGGGACCACTGCTGCCATCTACAGCAATCCAGCAACTCGGTCCTGCCCTGGTCGTCGCTCCCCACCCCGACGACGAAACCCTGGGCTGCGGCGGGGCAATTGCCCTACTGCGCAAAGCAAATATTCCCGTCGAGGTGCTGGTGGTGAGCGACGGTACCCGCTCCCACCCCGGTTCTCGCCGCTGGCCTGCCCCGGCCCTGCGCAAGCTGCGGGAGGCGGAGACGCGGGAGGCTCTGGGTGTGCTTGGGGTCGAAAGCGACTGCATTACTTTTTTAGGCTTGCCGGATGGGGCGGTGCCCTTCGAGATGGACCTCGAAGCCTTTGCCTGGGCCGTTCAGCGCTGCCGCCGCTACCTGGACGAACTGACCATCGAAGTGCGGGCGATTGTCCTGCCGTGGCGGCGCGACCCCCACGCCGACCACCGGGCAGCCTGGAATCTGCTGTATCGAGCCAGCGGCGGCTTTCGGAGCTTCGAGCGCCGGCTGGAATATCCGATCTGGCTCTGGGAGCAGGGGGGAGCGCAGCATCTGCCGCAGCCCTGGGAAGTGGGAAGCTGGCGGCTCGACATCGCAGCGGTGATCGAGCGCAAGCTCGCAGCCATCGCCGCCCATCGCTCCCAGACCAGCGACCTCATCGACGACGACCCCGATGGATTTCGGCTCACCCCCGAGACGCTCGCTTTTTTTGAGCGGCCCTGGGAATGTTATCTGGAGGCACCATGCAGCCTGAACGCCCCTCACTGA